A region of Vigna radiata var. radiata cultivar VC1973A chromosome 10, Vradiata_ver6, whole genome shotgun sequence DNA encodes the following proteins:
- the LOC106775335 gene encoding uncharacterized protein LOC106775335 produces MGYVMRVRLASFFAGAATASFAGLYILHRDYKVAYQSFSHQMNDLHNSLESRISALEKLKQTETSEQVEAPE; encoded by the exons ATGGGGTATGTGATGAGAGTGAGATTGGCGTCGTTCTTCGCCGGGGCTGCAACGGCGTCGTTTGCGGGTCTCTACATCCTCCACAGGGATTACAAGGTCGCATACCAATCTTTTTCCCATCAG ATGAATGACCTCCACAATTCACTAGAAAGTCGAATTTCTGCCTTGGAAAAACTGAAACAAACTGAAACTTCGGAACAGGTTGAAGCACCAGAATAG